In Oryza sativa Japonica Group chromosome 2, ASM3414082v1, the following are encoded in one genomic region:
- the LOC4329516 gene encoding uncharacterized protein: MASNYVDTTGDEGRFHGHHSTNTTPTGAAASSPRTMRRSFSNASSGSHGGGGGAKCVCAPATHAGSFKCRLHRTNSQGHGHGHPHPSPPTSPAAGGASAAPRPSSASSRTVEAQ, from the coding sequence TCGACACCACCGGCGACGAGGGCAGGTTCCACGGCCACCACAGCACCAACACCACGCCGAcgggcgccgcggcgtcgtcgccgaggACGATGCGCCGGAGCTTCTCCAACGCCTCCTCCggcagccacggcggcggcggcggcgccaagtGCGTGTGCGCGCCGGCGACGCACGCCGGGTCGTTCAAGTGCCGCCTCCACCGCACCAACTCCCagggccacggccacggccacccgcacccctcccctcccacctccccggccgccggcggcgcctccgccgcgccccggccgtcctccgcctcctcccgcacCGTCGAGGCCCAGTGA